From the Lathyrus oleraceus cultivar Zhongwan6 chromosome 4, CAAS_Psat_ZW6_1.0, whole genome shotgun sequence genome, one window contains:
- the LOC127137523 gene encoding U11/U12 small nuclear ribonucleoprotein 31 kDa protein, whose translation MSSKKKHKRKHSDSDEDDDVFYYRYCASSSTPNTTTDTTSSNQPQSKPNNKGSSIGATGEPLAPSKSTLYVSNLDYSLTNSDLHTLLSTFGRIARVTVLKDRHTRLSCGVAFLQFVSRYDAQRAVAQMNKKILNGRTLTASIAADNGRAPEFIRKRVYNNETALCYECGGHGHLSYECPKNQLGPRPRPQSKKPGWGFSGLRDRDGEEECDDDEEERGQIAAEQFDDNWASVVDDEAGERLLGRNRNDDEGSDNNKTKKKGKKAGYFSDESDHDDDD comes from the coding sequence ATGTCAAGCAAGAAGAAACACAAACGAAAACACAGCGACAGCGATGAAGACGACGACGTTTTCTACTACCGCTACTGCGCTTCATCCTCAACCCCCAACACCACAACCGACACCACATCCAGTAATCAACCCCAATCAAAACCGAACAACAAAGGATCATCAATAGGAGCAACAGGTGAACCCTTAGCACCATCAAAATCGACGCTATACGTTTCTAATCTAGATTACTCCCTAACAAACTCCGATCTCCATACGCTCCTCTCTACTTTCGGCCGCATCGCGCGTGTAACCGTTCTCAAAGACCGTCACACGCGCCTAAGCTGCGGTGTCGCATTTCTCCAATTCGTTTCTCGTTATGACGCCCAACGCGCCGTGGCGCAGATGAATAAGAAGATTCTCAATGGAAGGACACTAACTGCTTCTATTGCTGCTGATAATGGACGTGCTCCGGAGTTTATTCGGAAGCGCGTGTACAATAATGAGACTGCTTTGTGTTATGAGTGTGGGGGGCATGGTCATTTGTCGTATGAGTGTCCTAAGAATCAGTTGGGGCCGAGGCCGCGGCCTCAGTCTAAGAAGCCGGGATGGGGATTTAGTGGGCTGAGGGATAGGGATGGGGAGGAGGAATGTGATGATGATGAGGAGGAGCGTGGTCAGATTGCTGCGGAGCAGTTTGACGATAATTGGGCTTCTGTTGTGGATGATGAAGCGGGTGAAAGGTTGCTGGGGAGAAACAGAAATGATGATGAGGGTTCGGACAACAACAAGACgaagaagaaagggaagaaaGCTGGGTATTTCAGTGATGAGAgtgatcatgatgatgatgattga